The DNA window ATGTACAGGTCCTTCTCCTGCCCGACGTTTTTCTGATACCCGGCGTTGCTGACGAAAATATCCAGCTTGCCGTCGTGATTGACGTCGACCATCACGACACCCGTACCCCACTTGCCCTTGCCACCAACGCCTGCCTTATCAGTGATGTCTTCGAACTGCCAGTTGCCTTTGTTCAGGTACAGCTTGTTCGAGCCCATATTGGCCGTGAAATAAATGTCGGGCAGGCTGTCGCCGTTGATGTCGCCCACGGCTACGCCCCCACCGTTGTAGAAATTACGGTAGTTGAATATGTTGAAGTCCTCCCGGTTTTTGACTGTATTTTCAAAGTTGACGCCGATGGCTTTGTTGTCCATACGCTCGAACAGCGTATCCTTTTTCGGCCCGGAGCAACTACTTACCAGTAACATAGTCAGCACAAAACCCGCGCTGAGCAAACTGGCTTTTCGATTATACTGATGATTCATTGATTGTTCGTCACTGGCGGCTACGGCAACCGCGCTATAGGTTATAGATAGTTATTCTGATACGCTGGACCTTTCAGGAATCGCCATTGTCAGTCAGGAATGACAAATTCAGTGTTTCGATGCTACTAATTGGCTAGAGCCACCTAACCGCTTGGCCTGTACGGTTCCGTTGCAAACGCCAATCAGCACAGTATTTCTCACTTGCTTCACGTCGCGCACATCGCCCCGGACGAACAGGCCCGTTTTGTCGGTCGGCACCTCGCTGAACTGCCAGTTTCGGTTGTTGCTCAGCACCAACCCGTGGTTCGCATCGACTTTACCAATGCGTAACCGCATGCGGGAATTATTACCCATCAACAGCAAGTCGGTGGTGCCGTTGTGATCGAAGTCATCGGTCAGAATTCCATAAACGGGCGATGCCTGCGCGATCGTCGGGAGCGGATGCGGAATCAACGTGCCGTTTCTGTTTTCCAGCACCATCGTTTGCAACTCATTTATCTCCCAATTTTTGGCTTGTTTCAGCTGTTGTTCATCGAAGCAGGTTTCTATCGTAGCATCGGCGAAACTCTGATAATTGGTAAACTTTTTTCGCAGCGACGGCACCTGTTCACAAATTTCGTCGCGGGAGTACGCCGGGTAGCGCTTACCGTCGATGAGGTAACTCATGAAAAAGTCGAGCGTACCGTTCTGATCGAAGTCGTCGTAGGTCAGTCGCGCCGGTTGGTCGGCACTCGCCCGGATTGGCGTGTTCAAGCCCAGATTACCAACCACTAGATCGAGGTCCCCGTCGCCATCCAGATCGGCCGGTTCGACACGGTTCCACCAGCCAGCCAGTTCGTTGTACACTTTTCTGCTATCCGCACTGAGTTTACCCTTCTGGTTCAGCAATACGGTGACGGGCATCCATTCGCCAACCAGCACCAGATCAGGAAACTTGTCCTTGTCGACATCCAAAACAGCGGCATCGGTGAGCATCCCCAGCCGCCCCAGCGACTGCGCCGTAAAGTGCGCTTTCCCGTCGTTGACGAGTAACATACTTTCATCATCGGCGGGGAAACGAAACGGCCGGATGCCGCCCCCGACAAACACATCCAGATCACCGTCAAGGTCAACATCGAGCGTTTTTACACAACTGCTGTTCAGCGACTCCGCTGGCAGCGGTTGCCGAACAAACCCGGCAGGTGTCCAGAGCCAAAGCTGATCCTGCCGTCGGGCGGCTTCGGCTACCCCGTACCCGCCATTGGCCAGGTACAGATCGACCCGGCCATCGCCGTTAAAGTCAGCGAAGCAAGCATCATTCGTAGTGGCATCCGCTACACCTGCCAGCTGTTCAGGCTGGAACGTACCATTAGCCGTTTGTCTGAATAGCTGACCTGAGTTTTGAGCATTACCGGCTACGAAAACCAGTTGCTCACCATTCGTTTCACCCACCGCCATGCGTGGCCCGGATGCCGAATATTGCATTGGCAACAGCACCTGCCGATCGAAGTTACTGGTCGAATCGACCTTGTGCACGTAGGCGGGGCCATTGGCTGACGAGAAAAGTGGGTTAGCAGTCGTCGGCACCGTTGGTGCAATATCCGATGCCTTACCATAGTCAAGCACCAGAACCTGATCTGGCTTCACCACACTTATCGTCTGATTACGGCCATCCGGCCATTGTACGGTTACGCTGATTTGCTTCGGTTCTGCCCCCAACCCGAACACCAGATCACCGTGGCTACACGATTCGTAGCCCCGCGTCGGATACCGCTCCTGCCGCTGCGCTTTCCCGTCGACAGCAACAGTAACCGTCGCGCCGATACCGAACGGATTAGTGTTGGGGCCAGTCAACTTAACGGCTAGATAGGGCGTCGCTTTGGTTTCGCGCTCCTGGTTGAGGTAGATGCGGGCCGGTTCGTTTAAGTTGTTCGTGATTAGATCGAGATCGCCGTCGCTGTCGAGATCAGCATAGGCACATCCGTTCGATGTCGTTGGTTCATCGAAGCCCCACGCCTTCTGTTCGTTGGTAAACGTCAGATTCTGGTTGTTGCGGAAAATATAGTTTTTCGTCTGCGTCGTCGGCATCTGCTTTATCTGCTCCAGCACATCGGTACCCGGCATCTGGTCAGAAAATTTCACAAAATCAGCGTTTGTGAAATCGCGTAAAATACCGTTGCTGACGAAAATATCCTTATAACCGTCGAGATCGAAATCGGCCAGCAACACGCCCCAGCTCCAATCGGTAGCCGACACGCCCGCCAGCTGGCCGACCTCCGCAAACTGACCGTTGGTTTGTTGAATCTGGAGCATGTTGCGCATGTTCTGGTGCCAGAATCCGTTACGCAGTTGGGCCTGATACACGTTCCAGTTGTCGGGCCAGGGCAGCAGCTTTTGCCGGGCGTTACTTTCCGGCAGCATATCCAGCGTCATGATATCAGACCGACCGTCGTTATTGACATCGGCCATATCCATACCCATTGCGGAGTAAGACGTGTGATCGACACGGTCGCGGAGTTCGTCGCGAAAGGTGCCGTTTTTCTGGTTAATGTACAGGTAATCGTCTTCGACAAAATCATTGGACACGTACACGTCCGGGTAGCCATCCCCGTTCACGTCGGAGACAGATACACCCAGCCCGAACCCCAGTGGATTGCCTTTTATTCCGGCCTGCTCCGACACGTCGACAAACAGCGGACCGGTTGCTATGTCTCCTTTCTGCCGTTCAACGGTCATATTCCGAAACAGCTTATCGCCCGCGTTGTAGTCGCGTTCGGTCCGCATGACGGAGGCTTCTTTACGCTGGTAATTTTTCAGGTTATGATTAATCAGAAAGCAGTCGAGGTCACCGTCCCGGTCGTAATCGAAGAAGTTAGCCTGTACCGAATACCCTGAATCGGCCAGCCCATACTCAGCTGCCCGGTCGGTAAACGTCAGATTTTTATTGTTGATGAATAGTTGGTTTCGGCGCAGTGAATCAGGGCGCAGCCCCGAATAGGAAACATAAATGTCAAGCCAGCCGTCGGCGTTGACGTCGGCCAGCGTGACGCCCGTTTTCCAGCCCCCCGCCCGGCCAGCTACGCCTGCCTTTGCCGTCACGTCGTCGAACGAAGCATTACCCTTGTTCAGAAATAGCTTATTGCTGACCTGATTGCCCGTGAAGTACAGATCGACGTGACCGTCGTTGTTCAGGTCGCCAGCCGCAACACCGGCTCCGTTGTAGAAGTACTCGAAGGCCAGAATATTCTCGGTTCGGGTTTCCTGAAGCTGATTAGTAAACTGCACTCCCGTCCTGGCCGGATCAGCCCGCGTGAACAGCGGAGTCGACTGATTACAGGCGTACAGGGAAAGGAGGAACGGTACAGCGAGCCAGAATTTCATTAAGTAAACAACGCCAGACAGCCGTGATACATCACAATCCGTCAGGCTTTTAGCCAATTTTAATTGGTAGGTCTTTAAACTACAAACAGCAGCCTGCGGGCAGGCTGCTGTTTGGTACTATAATCGAAAAATCAGCTGTTATAAGTACCCTGGGTTCTGGGGAGCCAGATTCGGGTTACTGTCGATAGCCTGTTGCGGGAACGGGAACAAAACAGCCGTTGCGGGCGATGTCGAAGACCGCTGATCGACCGGGGCCAGGAACGTACCAAAGCGAATCTGATCGCTCCGGCGCCACCCTTCCCAATACATTTCGCGGCCACGCTCAGCCAGCATACCAGCCAGATCAAGGCTGCTCAGGCTCGATGCGCCACGGGTGGTGCGCAGGTTGTTCACGATGGCCAGTGCCGTCTGCCCCTGCGAATCCGTGCCACCACGCAGGATAGCTTCGGCTTTCATCAGCAGTACGTCGGCATAGCGCAGGAATACGTAGTCGTTGGCCGGAGCATCGACAGCACCTGGCTGCGGCAGGTATTTGATAACCCGGATGCCCTGTACCTCATTGGCAAAACCCAGGTTCACATTCGGAGTAAATACCAGCGGGTTACCGCTACGATCAGTGGCTGCAACGGCAGCCGTCGTGTTTGGCTTCACTACAAACTGCTGACCAACCAGGAAGCCGGCGTTCAGACCCGTCTTCGATGTCAGGTCAGACGGCTGCGAACTCAGACGCTCGTCTGATTTTTCGAAGCTATTGTAGAAGTCCGCCAGCGTTGTGAAACCGTTCCATGCGTTGACGTACTGATTGTAGTGCATCGTCATGTAGTAGCGGTTCCGCACGTTACCAGGCTGTGCGGCCGAGCTGTTGGCAATCGTGAAGATCAGCTCCTTCGAGCGCGAATCGTTCTCCCAGTGGAAGTTGTCGAAATACTTACCCTTCGACGTCAGCGCAAAACCTTTGCTCGACGAAATAACCTGGTTAGAGAAGTACACCGCTGAGTCCATATCCGACTTTGCGAAGGTGTACGGTCCCGCCGGGCTCGACGAGTTGGTATATACCGCTTTGTTCAGGTACATTTTGGCCAGCATCGTTGCTGCCGCTTCCTTCGTTGCTACGTTCGGCGCCGAACCTGCTGCCAGGTTGTTGAATGCGTAGCGCAGGTCGCTGATAACAAAGTTGGTAGCCTCCGTACGGCTCAGCACGCGTGGGTTAGCATCGGCGGCATCGGATACCTGCCGAACGGGAACCCGACCGAACAGGTCAACAATGTATGAGGTAAAGAAACCACGCAGGAAGCGCGATTCGGCTGCCCGTTGTGTGTTCGACCCCGCTACCGATAGTGCCTGTGTTGCCCGGAATGCACCCGTGTTCAGGTCATTCCATGCTTCCAGAATACGCTGGTGCGATGCATCCCACGTATGCTGGTGCAGTTTCCGCCATGTACCGAAGTCGTCCCAGTCAGTACCACGCGTTGGACCCATCATTTCGTCAGATGGGTGCTCTTCCATAGCGTACGTGCCTCCCTGGTTCGTGGCGATATTATTCAGAATCGCATAAGCCCCCTGAAGAGTAGCCTGCGGATCAAGTACTACAGCATCTGGAGATGCCTCGGTGGACGACAGCTGACCAAAAACCTTGTCGTCCAGATTGGTACAGCTGATTGTGCTCATCATCAGAGCAGCGCCCAGCACACCTACTGTATTATATTTTGAGAAGTTCATTTTGTGTTTTATTGGTAAAACGTGTACAAAACGCGTTTTGATTTAGTGCGAGGAGATTAAACTTTGCCGATAGCAAAAAGATCAGCCATAGGCAAAGTTTAACTCTACAGCCGAACGTCCTAGAAACCTACGTTCAGGCCCAGTGTAAACGTGCGTGGCGTTGGGTACGGCGTGTAATCAATACCCAGCGATGGAACGTTGTTCAGCACTTTCACCGTGTTTACGTTCGGGTTTAGACCCGTGTATGGCGACAGAATGAACAGGTTCTGACCTGTCAGCGATACGTTCAGCGACTTGGCGAAGCCACCCTGTGGCAGGTTGAACGTGTAACCGATGTTTAGGTTCGTCAGGCGCAGGAAATCGCTCTTTTCGAGGAAGCGCGACGATACCGAACCGGGGTTCAGACCGTTCTCTGGTGAGTTAGCCGCAGCATAGTCTACGTTCCGGCCATTTTTCAACGAACCTTTCAGGAACAGGGCATTAGCCGTGTTGTTGTAGATGTAGCCACCCACCTGACCGTCGAAGAAAATACTGGCGTTGAACCGACCGTACGTGAAATTGTTAGTCAGACCCAGACGAGCTTTTGGGAAGGGGCTTCCCTGGTATGCCGAAGCACCACCGTCAGCGTAGGTCGCGTAGCCGTTCGAGTCGTAACCCGTGAAGGTCGGTGTGAAGAACGCAAACGGAGGATAGCCGTTCGTCACCAGCTGGGCGTAAGCGCCCGATAGACCCTGACCGTCGATAGCACCGACCGTTACGGTTGTTCCGATGTTTTTCACCTCGTTTTTCAGCGTCGTGAAGTTACCCTGGATTTCCCATGTGAATTTCTGGGTCTGTACGGCCTGGAAGTTCAGCGACAACTCGACACCTGTGCTGACAATCGAGCCCGGCAAGTTTACGAAGCGGTATTGTACCGGAGCAGGTTGTGCATAGAATACCTGGAACAGGGTGTTGGTCGCTTCACGGTGATAGTAGTCGATCGAACCACCCAAACGGCCCTTCAAAACCGAGAAATCAAGACCGATGCCAGCAGTTGCATTCTGCTCCCACTTCAGGTCAGGGTTGGGGTTGTTCTGCTGCGTTTGTGATCCGTCGGCGTTACGCGTGAAGATAATCTTCGACGCACCACCCGCAAAATCTTGGTTACCCGTGATACCGTAGTTAGCACGCAGCTTCAGGTCGTTGAAGATGTTCTTCGGAATGAAGCTTTCCTGCGACAGACGCCACGCACCGGCAACCGAAGGGAACACACCGTACTTGTTGTTGACACCGAAACGCGACGAACCATCGGCCCGAACCGTTACCGTTACCAGATACTTCTCCAGAAAGTTGTAGTTCAATCGACCAAAGTACGATTGCAGGTCATTCTGGCTACGGCCCGAACCCGAACCGAACGAGGTGATAGCAGCGCCCGTAGCGGGGTTTTTGGTAGCAGCAGCGCCTATATTGTCAAGATAGCTGATGTCAGCTTCGTTGTAGGGGAAATTACCGGCAACCTGGTAGTTCGAGCGTGTACCAAAGGTTTGGTACGAGAAGCCCAACAGTCCTTCCAGTGTACCCGGACCAACCGTTCCGTTGTAGTTCGCCGTATATTCAACCAGTTTCGACAACCGGTTCAGGTTGTTTACATACGCATAGCCACCCAAGCCAGTCGTTGGATCGGCGAAGATGTTGGCGCTGGCAACGTTCGGGATGATCGTTCCCGTCAGCTGTGCATTCAACCGCGAATCGATGCTCGTACTCCGTGTCTGTACCGAGTTATCGATACCGAAGTTAGCTTTCAGCGATACGCTGGGCAGTACCTGCCACGTAGCACTGGCGTTTGCCAACGAGCGGTTCGTTACCCCATTGTCTTTGTAGTACTCCAGGATCGCAGCCGGGTTACGGAAGCCACCACCCGCCAGCTGATAGTACGTACCATCGGCATTACGAACGGGGTAGGTCGGGTTGGCCGAAATCATGGCGCCGATGATGTTACCGTTATAACCAGCGTTGTTGTTGTTCAGCGTGTACTGATCCTGAATGTTCGACGTCGTCGCGTTAACGGCCAGTGTTACTTTGTGGTTGAACAGATCGTGCGACGCGTTGATACGGCCTGTAATCCGCTTCTGACCGGTCTTGTTAACAACACCCTGTTGGTCTTGATAACCCAGCGAGAAGTTGTATCGCGTGGTTTCCGTACCACCACCGAAGCTGGCGTTGTAGATCTGCGATACCGACGAGCGGAAAAGCACATCCTGCCAATCGGTGTTGCCACCAGCGTTTACAGCGGCATCCGATGCATTACCACCAGCAGCCTTTACGCCGTTAACGAAATCAGCGGCATTGAGCAGGTTGTACCGCTTCAACGGGCTCGAGAAAGCGGTCGAAGCCGAAATGTTCAGCTGCGACTGACCTACTTTACCTTTACGGGTCGTGATCAGGATTACGCCGTTGGCACCCCGCGCTCCGTAGATAGCAGCAGCCGAAGCGTCTTTCAGTACCGAGATATTCTCAATGTCGTTGGGGTTCAGGAACGCCAGCGGGTTACGGGGCGTCGAAGTGCCACCCGCACCGACGTCAACACCACCGCTGCTGAAGTCACCACCATCGAGAGGTACACCGTCAACAACGTACAGTGGGTTGTTACCAGCCCGCAACGACGTAGCGCCACGGATTTGTACGTTGATACCGGCACCCGGCTCACCACTGGCAGGCGTAATCTGCACACCGGCAACCCGGCCCTGCAACAGCTGCTCGGGCGAGGCAATGACCCCTTTGTTGAATTCTTTGGTGCTCAGCGTCGATACGCTACCGGTCGCATCTTTTACTTTCTGCGTACCGTAACCGACGACGACAACTTCGTTCAGCGTCTTGTTGTCTTCAACCAGACTGGCATCGACCGAAGCCCGCGAACCAGCGGCAATCTCCTGCGTCGTGTAGCCGATCGAGCTGAATACAAGGGTCGAACCACCCGGCACGTTGGCCAGCTGGTAGGTACCGTTTCCGTCGGTCGTCGTTCCTTTCGTGGTACCTTTAATCTGCACTGTAACACCCGGCAGGCCAGCGCCAGTACCGTCCGTTACTTTACCAGAGATTGTCGTACCCTGCGCAAATACAGCCTGTGTGCTCAGCAATGCACACAACAAGACAACCAGCATACCCAATCGAGTCAGGATATGGCCGGATTGCTTACACCGAACTGCATCGGTGCGACCTACTAAGTAGGATTTGTCCATCATAGGTTCTGTAAAATTTAATGAATAAGACTTGGAGGGTGGTTTATTAATTGGCTGATATACTACTCACTGTCTTCTGCAACAGCGCATACACTGACGAAATCACACTAGTTTAACCAGGTTATTTTCTTCGACAGCCCCATGCATTTATTCCAGATTAAAGAAAAACATATCAAGACCAGTGGGCAAAACTAATAGAATTACTCCTAATAATACAAAGGGATAATATCAAAATTTGCACAATGAGGGTTAAAATTGTACTATTGGTATAAGTATAATTTCATTTTTCCAAGCGAAATTGGTCAGCCAAAACTATACCTATTTCAATAATTAATTGAAAATCAGCCAACTATCGCCCATTTACTGCTGCAACGGCATACGCTCACTTTTTACTTATCAACTCCCCCGTATACCGGGAGAATGTGCGTTTAAAGGCTATTTTTGTATAAACTGTACCGGTTCTACTTACACAGGCCGGTTAACCTGCCCGTATGAATTCTGTTTTTTTTCAGCCACTGGCCGCTCAACTGGACGGAGAGCTGTATGACGATACGACACAGCGTACGCTATACGCGACCGACGCATCGGCTTATCGGGAAATGCCCATGGCCGTAGCTGTGCCCAAAACCGTAAACGATCTCAAAACGCTGCTTTCTTTTGCCAGGCATCATAAGTTACCCGTCATCCCGCGAACCGCCGGAACATCGCTGGCCGGGCAGGTGGTGGGCAATGGTATCGTGGTCGATGTATCGAAGCATTTTACAAAAATCCTGGAAATCAACCCGGACGAACGCTGGGTGCGGGTGCAGCCGGGCGTAATTCGGGATGAGCTGAATCAGGCGTTGAAACCATACGGCTTGTATTTTGGACCGGAAACATCGACGGCAAACCGGGCCATGATCGGGGGTATGGTCGGCAATAATTCGTGCGGCTCTAATTCGGTTGTGTACCGGGCCACACGGGAGCACACATTGTCGGTAAAAGCGCTGCTCGCCGATGGTAGCGAAGTCGAATTTGGTGCAACATCGTCGGCAGATTTTGCGGAGCAACTTGCTACGGCCACTCGCAAAAACGGCACGGCTTCACTGGTGGACCGGATTCTACTGACCACGAACGCGATACTATCGGACTCAGCCAATCAGGCAGAAATTCGGCGCAACTTCCCGAAGCAGACCATCGAACGGCGTAACACGGGCTACGCGCTCGACGCGCTGCTCGACATGGCGCCTTATACCGCCGATGGGGCGGCTTTCAACTTGGCTAAATTTATTGCCGGCTCGGAAGGAACGCTTTGTTTCCTGACGGAGATCAAACTCAACCTGGTGCCACTGCCGCCGAAGGAAGGTGGGCTGGTATGCGTTCACTGCCGGTCGATCGACGAAGCACTGCGGGCAACGCTGGTGGCACTGAAGTATCAGCCGTATGCCGTCGAACTGATCGACGACATCATTCTGGAACGGGCCGACGAAAATCCGGAGCAGCGCAAAAACAGCTTTTTCGTCCAGAAAACAGCCAGCGACACCTTCCCGATCATTCTGGTCGTTGACTTATCGCGCGATACGAGAGCGGAGATTCAGGAACTGGCCGATGCGATGATTGCCGAGATGCAGACGGCGACGATGGGCTATCATTACCCGGTGCTGTACGGCGAAGACACCAAGAAAATCTGGACGCTGCGCAAAGCGGGTCTGGGTTTGCTGGGTAACCTGCCCGGCGATGCGAAAGCCGTAGCCGTTATCGAAGATACGGCCGTCGATGTGCACGACCTGCCTGACTTTATCCGCGAGTTCAACGATATCCTGAAAGAAAATCAGATGTCGGCGGTTCACTACGCCCACGTGGGTTCGGGCGAAATACACCTGCGCCCGATTATCAACCTGAAAACGGCCGAAGGGCACCGGCAGTACCGGCTAATTGCCGAACAGATTGCCACGCTGGTTAAGAAATACGACGGGTCATTGTCGGGTGAGCACGGCGACGGGCGACTGCGGGGCGAGTTCATTCCGCAAATGGTTGGTCAGCACAATTATGAGCTGATGCGGCAGATTAAGCATACGTGGGACCCCGACGGCATTTTCAACCCCGGCAAGATCGTGGAGACGCCACCGATGGATACGTTCCTGCGCTACGAAGCGGGTCAGCAGACGCCCGACTTCCAGACGTATTTCCGCTACGAAAACCAGACGATTCTCCAGCATGCCGAGCAGTGCAACGGCTCCGGCGACTGTCGGAAAACGGAGCGGTCGGGCGGGACGATGTGCCCCAGCTACATGGCAACCCGCAACGAGAAAGATACGACGCGGGCGCGGGCAAACATCCTGCGCGAAATGCTGACGCGCTCCGACAAAGACAACCGCTTCGACAACAAGGAGATCAAGGAAGTCTACGACCTGTGTCTATCGTGCAAAGGATGCAAATCGGAGTGTCCGTCGAACGTGGACGTTGCCAAGCTAAAAGCCGAGTTTTTGCAGCATTACTATGATGCTAATGGCGTACCACTTCGGTCGCGCATGATCGCCAACTTCGGGCGGCTGTCGGGTCTGGCGTCGCTGGTACCCTGGGCGTACAATGGCGTACTCGGAACCCCTGCCCTGCGCCGGATCGCGAACCGAACGCTCGGCTTCCACCCCGACCGGACGATGCCACTGCTCGACAAAACGACGTTGAAAAAATGGTTTACGTCGCGCCGGTCGACAGTAGCCACGGCTGGCAATCAGGCGCAGAAAACCGTCTACCTGTTCTGCGACGAGTTTACCAATTTCAACGATGTACCGGTTGGTCAGAAAGCCGTGCAATTATTCGAGCGGCTGGGATACACGGTCATCATACCCAAACACGGCGAAAGTGGGCGGGCGGCTCTGTCGAAAGGTATGCTGAAGATGGCGAAGCAGATGGCCGACCATAACGTTCGCAGCCTGCGTGGCGTCATCACCACCGACACACCCCTCGTCGGGCTGGAGCCGTCGGCCATTCTGACATTCCGTGATGAATATCCCGATCTGGTCGATGAATCGCTGGTTGCCGATGCTAAAGCCCTGTCGAAAAATGCGCTGACGTTTGAAGAATTTATCGCCCGCGAACTCGACGCCAAACGCATACGTCCGGAGCAGTTCACGCAGGAAACGCGGCTGATTAAATTACACGGTCACTGCCAGCAGAAGGCGGTATCGTCACTGGTGCCGGGTAAGAAAGCCCTGTCGTTACCGAAGAATTACACGGTACAGCTGATTCCGTCGGGTTGCTGCGGTATGGCTGGCTCGTTCGGATACGAAGCCGAGCACTACGATGTATCGATGAAAATCGGTGAACTGGTCCTGTTCCCGACCGTCCGGCAACAACCCGACGACGTTATCATTGCCGCACCGGGCACCTCCTGCCGCCACCAGATCAAAGACGGCACCGCCCGCAAAGCGCAACACCCCGCCGAGATCTTGTTTGACGCGCTGAATAATGATTGAATGATAGAGTGATAGAATGATTGAATAGGCTGACGCATTCAGTCATTCTATCACTCTATCATTCAATCAC is part of the Spirosoma rhododendri genome and encodes:
- a CDS encoding RagB/SusD family nutrient uptake outer membrane protein encodes the protein MNFSKYNTVGVLGAALMMSTISCTNLDDKVFGQLSSTEASPDAVVLDPQATLQGAYAILNNIATNQGGTYAMEEHPSDEMMGPTRGTDWDDFGTWRKLHQHTWDASHQRILEAWNDLNTGAFRATQALSVAGSNTQRAAESRFLRGFFTSYIVDLFGRVPVRQVSDAADANPRVLSRTEATNFVISDLRYAFNNLAAGSAPNVATKEAAATMLAKMYLNKAVYTNSSSPAGPYTFAKSDMDSAVYFSNQVISSSKGFALTSKGKYFDNFHWENDSRSKELIFTIANSSAAQPGNVRNRYYMTMHYNQYVNAWNGFTTLADFYNSFEKSDERLSSQPSDLTSKTGLNAGFLVGQQFVVKPNTTAAVAATDRSGNPLVFTPNVNLGFANEVQGIRVIKYLPQPGAVDAPANDYVFLRYADVLLMKAEAILRGGTDSQGQTALAIVNNLRTTRGASSLSSLDLAGMLAERGREMYWEGWRRSDQIRFGTFLAPVDQRSSTSPATAVLFPFPQQAIDSNPNLAPQNPGYL
- a CDS encoding VCBS repeat-containing protein — protein: MKFWLAVPFLLSLYACNQSTPLFTRADPARTGVQFTNQLQETRTENILAFEYFYNGAGVAAGDLNNDGHVDLYFTGNQVSNKLFLNKGNASFDDVTAKAGVAGRAGGWKTGVTLADVNADGWLDIYVSYSGLRPDSLRRNQLFINNKNLTFTDRAAEYGLADSGYSVQANFFDYDRDGDLDCFLINHNLKNYQRKEASVMRTERDYNAGDKLFRNMTVERQKGDIATGPLFVDVSEQAGIKGNPLGFGLGVSVSDVNGDGYPDVYVSNDFVEDDYLYINQKNGTFRDELRDRVDHTSYSAMGMDMADVNNDGRSDIMTLDMLPESNARQKLLPWPDNWNVYQAQLRNGFWHQNMRNMLQIQQTNGQFAEVGQLAGVSATDWSWGVLLADFDLDGYKDIFVSNGILRDFTNADFVKFSDQMPGTDVLEQIKQMPTTQTKNYIFRNNQNLTFTNEQKAWGFDEPTTSNGCAYADLDSDGDLDLITNNLNEPARIYLNQERETKATPYLAVKLTGPNTNPFGIGATVTVAVDGKAQRQERYPTRGYESCSHGDLVFGLGAEPKQISVTVQWPDGRNQTISVVKPDQVLVLDYGKASDIAPTVPTTANPLFSSANGPAYVHKVDSTSNFDRQVLLPMQYSASGPRMAVGETNGEQLVFVAGNAQNSGQLFRQTANGTFQPEQLAGVADATTNDACFADFNGDGRVDLYLANGGYGVAEAARRQDQLWLWTPAGFVRQPLPAESLNSSCVKTLDVDLDGDLDVFVGGGIRPFRFPADDESMLLVNDGKAHFTAQSLGRLGMLTDAAVLDVDKDKFPDLVLVGEWMPVTVLLNQKGKLSADSRKVYNELAGWWNRVEPADLDGDGDLDLVVGNLGLNTPIRASADQPARLTYDDFDQNGTLDFFMSYLIDGKRYPAYSRDEICEQVPSLRKKFTNYQSFADATIETCFDEQQLKQAKNWEINELQTMVLENRNGTLIPHPLPTIAQASPVYGILTDDFDHNGTTDLLLMGNNSRMRLRIGKVDANHGLVLSNNRNWQFSEVPTDKTGLFVRGDVRDVKQVRNTVLIGVCNGTVQAKRLGGSSQLVASKH
- a CDS encoding SusC/RagA family TonB-linked outer membrane protein, whose protein sequence is MMDKSYLVGRTDAVRCKQSGHILTRLGMLVVLLCALLSTQAVFAQGTTISGKVTDGTGAGLPGVTVQIKGTTKGTTTDGNGTYQLANVPGGSTLVFSSIGYTTQEIAAGSRASVDASLVEDNKTLNEVVVVGYGTQKVKDATGSVSTLSTKEFNKGVIASPEQLLQGRVAGVQITPASGEPGAGINVQIRGATSLRAGNNPLYVVDGVPLDGGDFSSGGVDVGAGGTSTPRNPLAFLNPNDIENISVLKDASAAAIYGARGANGVILITTRKGKVGQSQLNISASTAFSSPLKRYNLLNAADFVNGVKAAGGNASDAAVNAGGNTDWQDVLFRSSVSQIYNASFGGGTETTRYNFSLGYQDQQGVVNKTGQKRITGRINASHDLFNHKVTLAVNATTSNIQDQYTLNNNNAGYNGNIIGAMISANPTYPVRNADGTYYQLAGGGFRNPAAILEYYKDNGVTNRSLANASATWQVLPSVSLKANFGIDNSVQTRSTSIDSRLNAQLTGTIIPNVASANIFADPTTGLGGYAYVNNLNRLSKLVEYTANYNGTVGPGTLEGLLGFSYQTFGTRSNYQVAGNFPYNEADISYLDNIGAAATKNPATGAAITSFGSGSGRSQNDLQSYFGRLNYNFLEKYLVTVTVRADGSSRFGVNNKYGVFPSVAGAWRLSQESFIPKNIFNDLKLRANYGITGNQDFAGGASKIIFTRNADGSQTQQNNPNPDLKWEQNATAGIGLDFSVLKGRLGGSIDYYHREATNTLFQVFYAQPAPVQYRFVNLPGSIVSTGVELSLNFQAVQTQKFTWEIQGNFTTLKNEVKNIGTTVTVGAIDGQGLSGAYAQLVTNGYPPFAFFTPTFTGYDSNGYATYADGGASAYQGSPFPKARLGLTNNFTYGRFNASIFFDGQVGGYIYNNTANALFLKGSLKNGRNVDYAAANSPENGLNPGSVSSRFLEKSDFLRLTNLNIGYTFNLPQGGFAKSLNVSLTGQNLFILSPYTGLNPNVNTVKVLNNVPSLGIDYTPYPTPRTFTLGLNVGF